From a region of the Bradyrhizobium sp. KBS0727 genome:
- a CDS encoding isocitrate lyase, whose amino-acid sequence MNFQPRGISDLAIQKPASYQSQIEAAEALLKGKDTWNGVNAEAVARMRLQNRFRTGLDVARYTAALMRADMAAYDADSTKYTQSLGCWHGFIAQQKLISVKKHFGTTDRCYLYLSGWMIAALRSEFGPLPDQSMHEKTSVPALIEELYTFLRQADSRELNDIFRNLDAARKAGDKAKEKELIEKIDNFQTHVVPVIADIDAGFGNAEATYLLAKKMIEAGACALQIENQVSDEKQCGHQDGKVTVPHEVFLAKIRACRHAFLELGVEDGVIVTRTDSLGAGLTQQIAVSHKPGDLGDQYNSFLDCEEVTAANARNGDVIINRDGKMMRPKRLASNLYQFRAGTGEDRCVLDSITSLQNGADLLWIETEKPHIEQIAKMVDRIREVVPNAKLAYNNSPSFNWTLNFRWQVYDAMKEAGKDVSKYNRAELMKAEYDGTPLALEADERIRTFQADSAKRAGIFHHLITLPTYHTAALSTDNLAREYFGEQGMLGYVKNVQRQEIRQGIACAKHQNMAGSDIGDDHKEYFAGEAALKAGGAHNTMNQFG is encoded by the coding sequence ATGAATTTCCAGCCACGTGGGATCAGCGATCTGGCCATCCAGAAGCCGGCCTCCTATCAGAGCCAAATCGAAGCGGCCGAAGCGCTGCTCAAGGGCAAGGACACGTGGAACGGCGTCAACGCCGAAGCCGTGGCCCGCATGCGCTTGCAGAACCGCTTCAGGACCGGCCTCGACGTCGCGCGCTACACGGCCGCGCTGATGCGCGCCGATATGGCGGCCTATGACGCCGACAGCACCAAGTACACCCAGTCGCTCGGCTGCTGGCACGGCTTTATCGCCCAGCAGAAGCTGATCTCGGTGAAGAAGCATTTCGGCACCACCGATCGCTGCTATCTGTACCTCTCAGGCTGGATGATCGCAGCCCTTCGCTCCGAGTTCGGGCCGCTGCCGGATCAGTCGATGCACGAGAAGACCTCGGTGCCGGCGCTGATCGAAGAGCTCTACACCTTCCTGCGTCAGGCCGACTCCCGCGAGCTCAACGACATTTTCCGCAACCTCGACGCGGCCCGCAAGGCCGGCGACAAGGCGAAGGAGAAGGAGCTGATCGAAAAGATCGATAACTTCCAGACCCACGTCGTGCCTGTCATCGCCGACATCGACGCCGGCTTCGGCAATGCCGAGGCGACCTATCTGCTCGCCAAGAAGATGATCGAGGCAGGCGCCTGCGCCCTGCAGATCGAAAACCAGGTCTCCGACGAAAAGCAGTGCGGACACCAGGACGGCAAGGTCACCGTGCCGCACGAGGTCTTCCTTGCAAAAATTCGTGCCTGCCGCCACGCCTTCCTCGAACTGGGCGTCGAAGACGGCGTCATCGTGACCCGCACCGACTCGCTCGGCGCCGGCCTCACGCAGCAGATCGCCGTCAGCCACAAGCCCGGCGACCTCGGCGATCAGTACAACAGCTTCCTGGATTGCGAAGAAGTGACCGCCGCCAACGCGCGCAACGGCGACGTCATCATCAACCGTGACGGCAAGATGATGCGTCCGAAGCGGCTTGCCAGCAACCTCTACCAGTTCCGCGCCGGCACCGGCGAAGACCGTTGCGTGCTCGACAGCATCACCTCGCTGCAGAACGGCGCCGACCTGTTGTGGATCGAGACCGAGAAGCCGCATATCGAGCAGATCGCCAAGATGGTCGACCGCATTCGCGAGGTCGTTCCGAACGCGAAGCTGGCTTACAACAACTCGCCGTCGTTCAACTGGACGCTCAACTTCCGCTGGCAGGTCTACGATGCGATGAAGGAAGCCGGCAAGGACGTCAGCAAGTATAACCGTGCCGAGCTGATGAAGGCGGAGTACGATGGCACACCGCTGGCGCTCGAAGCCGACGAACGCATCCGCACGTTCCAGGCGGATTCGGCCAAGCGCGCCGGTATCTTCCATCATCTGATCACGTTGCCGACCTATCACACGGCAGCACTGTCGACCGACAATCTCGCGAGAGAGTATTTCGGCGAACAGGGCATGCTGGGCTATGTGAAGAACGTTCAGCGTCAGGAAATCCGTCAGGGCATCGCCTGCGCGAAGCATCAGAATATGGCTGGATCCGACATCGGCGACGATCACAAGGAATACTTCGCCGGTGAAGCCGCTCTGAAGGCGGGCGGCGCCCACAACACGATGAACCAGTTCGGCTAA
- a CDS encoding polysaccharide deacetylase family protein produces MRNAFGLMLASVVAAVAIAGVWFWTSSPRADAAPPQTVAARKAEPLPAAAKAKDDVEVTAALSKPAPAPAPVPQPAKSTCANPDALGVSRTVVIDTTGGPGFGFLQYKQFDFLADKEVVLTFDDGPWPTTPAVLRALADECTKAVFFPIGLHSTYHPDILKQVAAAGHTIGAHTWSHADLHSKKLNEQQGKDEIEKGFSAIKMAIGTNPSPFFRFPGLAHTQATLDYLGTRNIAMFSVDIDSLDFKSSSSDQVLLTVMTKLDKQGKGIILMHDLQKHTAQALPTLLRRLKAGGYKVVEMKAKEKLETLPEYDALLVKDLKVPAVSARPLSSVVQTVSQ; encoded by the coding sequence ATGCGTAATGCGTTCGGCCTGATGCTGGCCAGTGTTGTTGCGGCGGTTGCGATCGCCGGAGTTTGGTTCTGGACCTCGTCGCCGCGCGCCGACGCGGCCCCACCTCAAACCGTTGCCGCCCGCAAGGCCGAGCCGCTGCCCGCCGCGGCCAAAGCCAAGGACGACGTCGAGGTCACGGCCGCGCTGTCGAAGCCCGCGCCGGCGCCCGCACCGGTTCCGCAGCCTGCCAAATCCACCTGCGCCAATCCCGATGCGCTCGGCGTCAGCCGCACCGTCGTGATCGACACCACAGGCGGACCGGGCTTCGGCTTCCTGCAGTACAAGCAGTTCGATTTCCTCGCCGACAAGGAAGTGGTGCTGACCTTCGACGACGGTCCGTGGCCGACCACGCCTGCGGTGCTGAGGGCGCTGGCCGACGAATGCACCAAGGCGGTGTTCTTCCCGATCGGCCTGCACAGCACCTATCATCCCGACATTCTCAAGCAGGTCGCCGCGGCCGGACACACCATCGGCGCCCACACCTGGTCGCACGCTGATCTCCACAGCAAGAAGCTGAATGAACAGCAAGGCAAGGACGAGATCGAGAAAGGCTTCAGTGCCATCAAGATGGCGATCGGCACCAACCCCTCGCCGTTCTTCCGCTTCCCCGGGCTGGCCCATACCCAGGCGACGCTGGACTATCTCGGCACGAGGAACATCGCGATGTTCTCGGTCGATATCGACTCGCTCGACTTCAAGTCCTCTTCGTCCGATCAGGTCCTCCTGACTGTCATGACCAAGCTCGACAAGCAGGGCAAGGGCATCATCCTGATGCACGATCTGCAGAAGCACACCGCGCAGGCGTTGCCGACGCTGCTGCGCCGCCTGAAGGCCGGCGGCTACAAGGTGGTGGAGATGAAAGCCAAGGAGAAACTGGAAACCTTGCCGGAGTACGACGCGCTGCTGGTCAAGGACCTGAAGGTCCCGGCGGTGAGCGCGCGTCCGCTCAGCAGCGTGGTGCAGACGGTTTCGCAGTAA
- a CDS encoding MFS transporter, translating into MSDQPKRQSFAPDSITAPLRHSVFRRIWLASLVSNLGILIQGVGAAWAMTQMTSSADKVALVQTALMLPIMLIAMPAGAIADMHDRRIVALVSLAIALSGATALTVLAWLNLVTPNILLALCFVVGSGMALFGPAWQASVSEQVPAETLPSAVALNGISYNIARSFGPAIGGIVVATAGAVAAFAVNAALYLPLMIVLFLWNRANEPSRLPRERLNRAIVSGVRYIANSPSIRIVLIRTLVTGLIGGSVSALMPLVARDLLHGGAQTYGIMLGAFGMGAVIGALNIAEVRRRVSGEAAIRACAISMAGAIAAVALSREPVLTAAALVLAGGVWMLAVALFNIGVQLSAPRWVAGRSLAAFQASIAGGIAMGSWGWGHLTDAVGVETALLVSAGLMLLSPLLGIWLRMPPVGARNEAASEVLADPEVRLSLTGRSGPLVVEIEYRVSQDNARLFHNVMQEVQLSRQRNGAYGWSIARDIADPELWTERYHCPTWLDYLRQRNRATQSERALHQRAIDFHLGPEPVRVRRMLERPFGSVRWKEDTPDHAANEVLPVVATAAGSST; encoded by the coding sequence ATGTCCGACCAGCCGAAGCGCCAGTCTTTTGCCCCCGACAGCATTACCGCCCCGCTGCGCCATTCGGTGTTCCGGCGCATCTGGCTCGCCAGCCTCGTTTCCAACCTCGGCATCCTGATCCAGGGCGTCGGCGCCGCCTGGGCGATGACGCAGATGACGTCCTCCGCCGACAAGGTAGCGCTGGTGCAGACCGCGCTGATGCTGCCGATCATGCTGATCGCGATGCCGGCCGGCGCCATCGCCGACATGCACGACCGTCGCATCGTGGCGCTGGTCTCGCTCGCCATCGCGCTATCGGGCGCAACCGCGCTGACGGTGCTGGCGTGGCTCAACCTCGTCACCCCGAATATCCTGCTGGCGCTGTGTTTCGTGGTCGGCAGCGGCATGGCGCTGTTCGGGCCTGCCTGGCAGGCCTCGGTCAGCGAACAGGTGCCGGCGGAAACGCTGCCGTCGGCCGTCGCGCTCAACGGCATCAGCTACAATATCGCCCGAAGCTTTGGCCCGGCGATCGGCGGCATCGTGGTGGCGACCGCGGGCGCCGTGGCGGCGTTCGCGGTGAATGCTGCGCTGTATCTGCCGCTGATGATCGTGCTGTTTCTGTGGAACCGCGCCAACGAACCGTCGCGCCTGCCGCGCGAGCGCCTCAACCGCGCCATCGTCTCCGGCGTGCGTTACATCGCCAACTCGCCGTCGATCCGCATCGTGCTGATACGAACGCTGGTCACCGGCCTGATCGGCGGCTCGGTTTCGGCGCTGATGCCGCTGGTCGCGCGCGATCTCCTGCATGGCGGCGCGCAGACCTACGGCATCATGCTGGGTGCTTTCGGGATGGGCGCGGTCATCGGCGCGCTGAATATCGCCGAGGTGCGCCGGCGCGTGAGCGGCGAGGCCGCGATACGCGCCTGCGCGATATCGATGGCGGGCGCGATTGCCGCGGTGGCGCTCAGCAGGGAGCCGGTGCTGACCGCGGCAGCTTTGGTGCTGGCCGGCGGCGTCTGGATGCTGGCGGTTGCCTTGTTCAATATCGGCGTGCAGCTCTCGGCGCCGCGCTGGGTCGCGGGTCGCTCGCTGGCGGCGTTCCAGGCCTCGATCGCCGGCGGCATCGCCATGGGTAGCTGGGGCTGGGGACACCTTACCGATGCGGTGGGCGTGGAAACCGCCTTGCTGGTCTCTGCCGGCCTGATGCTGCTGTCACCGCTGCTCGGGATATGGCTGCGCATGCCCCCGGTCGGCGCACGCAACGAAGCCGCCAGCGAGGTGCTCGCCGACCCCGAGGTGCGGCTGTCGCTGACCGGACGCAGCGGCCCGCTGGTGGTCGAGATCGAGTACCGGGTCTCGCAGGACAACGCCCGGCTGTTCCACAATGTGATGCAGGAAGTGCAGCTCAGCCGCCAGCGCAACGGCGCCTATGGCTGGTCGATCGCGCGCGATATCGCCGATCCCGAATTATGGACCGAGCGCTACCACTGCCCGACCTGGCTGGATTATCTGCGCCAGCGCAACCGCGCCACCCAGTCCGAACGCGCGCTGCATCAGCGGGCGATCGATTTTCATCTGGGACCCGAACCGGTCCGTGTCCGCCGCATGCTGGAGCGGCCGTTCGGCTCGGTGCGCTGGAAAGAAGATACGCCAGACCACGCGGCAAACGAGGTGTTGCCGGTGGTCGCAACGGCGGCGGGCAGCAGTACGTAA
- a CDS encoding hydrolase, with protein sequence MSVSRRLILKSVGALPLLGGPFGFSAFAQTAPTAPAPAEMPPVLFVHGNGDHAALWITTMWRMESNGVARDRMFAINFTNPLARTDDGVEQADRSSTEDQRRELAEAVKKLKRRTGASRIALVGNSRGGNSIRSLIKNGGGADVSHAVLCGVPNHGVYDWDEGLGGEFNGRGPFLRGLNEGENEVTPGTAFLTLRSDGLDKYAQADGRFVGKPGTPTGVTAEGPALKGATNLVLGAVDHRETAYHPRAFREIYKFIAGREPSRIEIIPEAAVTLSGLVTGTPGGVQTNRPVPGASVDVYRVSADTGERIGGPVHSSQTGADGRWGPAKVEPVWYLEIVLTSAGSATTHFYRSPFPRSSDIVHLRAARPLGPADAGAGAVVLMSRPRGYFGLPRDIVLIDGKEPTDVKPGVPTDSVTTLRLPAAEAGRPVVAVFNQERIVARAWPASENRIAVAELTY encoded by the coding sequence ATGAGCGTGTCGCGGCGGTTGATTCTGAAGAGCGTCGGGGCATTGCCCTTGCTGGGTGGTCCATTCGGCTTTTCGGCCTTTGCCCAGACCGCCCCCACAGCGCCCGCGCCCGCGGAAATGCCGCCAGTCCTGTTTGTGCATGGCAATGGCGACCATGCGGCGCTCTGGATCACCACGATGTGGCGGATGGAATCGAACGGCGTCGCGCGCGATCGGATGTTTGCGATCAATTTCACCAATCCGCTGGCGCGCACCGACGACGGGGTGGAGCAGGCCGATCGCTCCTCGACCGAGGACCAGCGCCGCGAACTTGCCGAGGCGGTCAAGAAATTGAAGCGCCGCACCGGAGCGTCGCGGATCGCGCTGGTCGGCAATTCGCGCGGCGGCAATTCGATCCGCAGCCTCATCAAGAACGGCGGTGGCGCCGATGTCAGTCATGCGGTGCTGTGCGGCGTTCCCAACCATGGCGTCTATGATTGGGACGAGGGCCTCGGCGGCGAGTTCAATGGCCGCGGCCCGTTCCTGCGCGGATTGAACGAGGGCGAAAACGAAGTGACGCCGGGCACGGCGTTCCTGACGCTGCGCAGCGACGGCCTCGACAAATATGCGCAAGCCGACGGCCGATTCGTCGGCAAGCCGGGGACGCCGACCGGCGTGACGGCGGAAGGGCCGGCGCTGAAGGGCGCGACCAATCTCGTGCTCGGCGCCGTCGATCATCGCGAGACCGCCTATCACCCGCGCGCGTTCCGCGAGATCTACAAATTCATCGCCGGCCGCGAACCGTCGCGGATCGAGATCATCCCGGAAGCGGCCGTCACATTGAGCGGGCTTGTGACGGGCACGCCGGGCGGCGTTCAAACCAATCGTCCGGTGCCGGGCGCTTCGGTCGATGTCTATCGTGTGTCGGCCGATACCGGTGAGCGGATCGGTGGCCCCGTCCATTCATCGCAGACCGGCGCGGATGGCCGCTGGGGTCCGGCCAAGGTCGAGCCGGTCTGGTACCTGGAAATCGTGCTGACATCGGCCGGCTCGGCGACGACGCATTTCTACCGCTCGCCGTTTCCGCGCTCCTCCGACATCGTGCATCTGCGCGCGGCGCGACCGCTTGGACCGGCCGATGCCGGCGCTGGCGCCGTGGTCCTGATGTCGCGGCCGCGCGGCTATTTCGGCCTGCCGCGCGACATCGTGTTGATCGACGGCAAGGAGCCGACGGATGTAAAGCCGGGAGTACCGACCGATTCCGTCACGACGTTGCGGCTTCCGGCTGCGGAGGCCGGCCGCCCCGTGGTGGCGGTGTTCAACCAGGAACGGATCGTGGCACGGGCCTGGCCTGCCTCCGAGAACCGAATTGCGGTAGCCGAGTTGACCTATTAG
- a CDS encoding cytochrome P450: protein MSIAEAHDMPVARELLIPPSPPRAPATMTVLGRMMAMRESILGTWSQRAYEEDIIQGRFFGRSSFILNTPDAIRHVLVDNFENYTRTPAGFRVLRPILGEGLLIAEGRAWRYQRRTLAPAFTPRAVTTLVPHMLAATDDTIVKLRAASNAPVDLREAMQRMTLEIAGRTMFSFGMDRHGATLRDFVMEYGERLARPHFLDLLLPLNWPSPQDFSRARFRKRWTAFIGTLMAERRAAGKSEGAPPNDLFDLMGAARDPETGEAFTDEQLGDQVATMILAGHETTATALFWSLYLLALDPATQEQVAAEVQGATANGALDLDRLKFTRAVVDETMRLYPPAFLIARAAAGPDTIAGMPVRKNDVILIAPWLLHRHEKLWRDPNAFVPARFMTGPPPDRFAYLPFGVGARVCIGAHFALVEATLALAKMIGAFRVGLLDKEPVLPLGVVTTQPDRSPMFAITPR, encoded by the coding sequence ATGAGCATCGCCGAAGCCCACGATATGCCCGTCGCGCGAGAGCTGCTGATACCGCCGAGCCCGCCCCGGGCGCCCGCGACCATGACGGTGCTGGGGCGGATGATGGCGATGCGCGAAAGCATTCTCGGCACCTGGAGCCAGCGCGCTTACGAAGAGGACATCATTCAAGGCCGCTTTTTCGGGCGCAGCAGCTTCATCCTGAATACGCCGGATGCGATCCGGCATGTGCTGGTCGACAATTTCGAGAATTACACGCGCACGCCGGCCGGCTTTCGCGTATTGCGCCCCATCCTCGGCGAGGGGTTGCTCATCGCCGAGGGGCGGGCCTGGAGATATCAGCGCCGGACGTTGGCGCCGGCCTTCACGCCGCGCGCGGTGACCACGCTGGTTCCACACATGCTGGCGGCGACCGACGATACGATTGTCAAGCTCAGGGCCGCCAGCAACGCGCCGGTGGATTTGCGCGAGGCGATGCAGCGGATGACGCTCGAGATCGCCGGCCGCACGATGTTTTCGTTCGGCATGGACCGCCATGGTGCCACGCTGCGCGATTTCGTGATGGAGTATGGCGAACGGCTGGCGCGTCCGCATTTTCTGGATTTGCTGCTGCCGCTGAACTGGCCGAGCCCGCAGGATTTCTCGCGCGCCCGCTTTCGCAAGCGCTGGACCGCGTTCATCGGCACGCTGATGGCCGAACGCCGTGCCGCCGGCAAGAGCGAGGGCGCTCCGCCCAACGATCTGTTCGACCTGATGGGCGCGGCGCGCGATCCGGAGACCGGCGAGGCCTTTACCGACGAACAGCTCGGCGATCAGGTGGCGACCATGATTCTCGCCGGCCACGAGACCACAGCCACGGCGCTGTTCTGGTCGCTCTATTTGCTGGCGCTCGATCCGGCCACCCAGGAACAGGTCGCGGCCGAGGTGCAGGGCGCAACCGCCAACGGCGCGCTTGATCTCGATCGTCTGAAATTTACCCGCGCGGTGGTCGACGAGACCATGCGGCTTTATCCGCCGGCCTTCCTGATCGCGCGCGCGGCGGCAGGACCCGACACGATCGCCGGCATGCCGGTCAGGAAAAACGACGTCATTCTGATTGCGCCATGGCTGTTGCACCGGCATGAAAAGCTCTGGCGCGATCCGAACGCGTTCGTGCCGGCCCGCTTCATGACCGGCCCGCCGCCCGATCGCTTTGCCTATCTGCCGTTCGGTGTCGGCGCGCGCGTCTGCATCGGCGCGCATTTCGCCCTGGTGGAAGCAACCCTTGCGCTCGCCAAGATGATCGGCGCGTTTCGGGTCGGCTTACTCGACAAGGAGCCGGTGCTGCCGCTCGGCGTGGTGACGACCCAGCCTGACCGGTCGCCGATGTTTGCCATTACGCCGCGGTAG
- a CDS encoding adenylate/guanylate cyclase domain-containing protein, translating into MSDIQAQFSVLKQTVDPAVADAIARLIETGEDHELNRVNVLDFARQTGLDEELIISGFLHASRLGLFELTWNVLCPGCGGVLDAHSTLKSLRHDDYNCALCAAGYEASVDEQVEVAFTVSPRVRRIAAHDPNTLPIWEYFKQIFWSSGVDFNKESFAALTDEVTLDALELPAGEKAVLSLQLPAQFIIVFEPVTHAAQFIDVQGEPTKERQQLSLMYNNVHAPTGTTTMRPGPLRLSLDNQTGVRVLPSVFIAADGLHHLIGKRKPFLTAKRMLTNQTFRDVYKADNLNIDQRLKITSLTFLFTDLKGSTALYERVGDLTAFDLVRAHFHALLEIISSEKGAVVKTIGDAVMATFIRPEHALAAALRMRSAMAALNVRRGTEDLVVKIGIHEGPCLAVMLNERQDYFGQTVNIAARVQSLSTSQEIHITGPVIDSPAVATILEREAIKPIQKEAALRGIADKIVVYEIP; encoded by the coding sequence ATGAGCGATATCCAGGCCCAGTTTTCCGTGCTGAAGCAGACCGTCGATCCGGCGGTGGCCGATGCCATCGCGCGCCTGATCGAGACCGGCGAAGACCACGAGCTCAACCGCGTCAATGTGCTGGATTTCGCGCGGCAAACGGGGCTCGACGAGGAGCTGATCATCTCGGGCTTCCTCCACGCCTCGCGGCTTGGTCTGTTCGAACTCACCTGGAATGTGCTGTGTCCCGGCTGTGGCGGGGTGCTCGATGCGCATTCGACGCTGAAGTCGCTGCGGCATGATGATTACAATTGCGCGCTGTGCGCGGCGGGCTACGAAGCCTCGGTCGACGAACAGGTCGAGGTGGCCTTCACGGTGAGCCCGCGCGTCCGGCGCATCGCCGCGCATGACCCCAATACGCTGCCGATCTGGGAATACTTCAAACAGATCTTCTGGAGTTCCGGCGTCGACTTCAACAAGGAGTCGTTTGCGGCGCTGACCGACGAGGTGACGCTGGACGCGCTGGAGCTGCCGGCCGGCGAAAAAGCGGTCCTGTCGCTGCAATTGCCGGCGCAATTCATCATCGTGTTCGAACCGGTGACCCATGCCGCGCAATTCATCGACGTCCAGGGTGAGCCGACCAAGGAGCGTCAGCAACTGTCGCTGATGTACAACAACGTCCATGCCCCGACCGGAACCACCACCATGCGTCCCGGCCCGTTGCGGCTGTCGCTCGACAACCAGACCGGCGTGCGGGTGCTGCCGTCGGTGTTCATCGCCGCCGACGGGCTCCATCACCTGATCGGCAAGCGCAAGCCGTTCCTGACCGCCAAGCGGATGTTGACCAACCAGACCTTCCGTGACGTCTACAAGGCCGACAACCTCAATATCGATCAGCGGCTGAAGATCACGTCGCTGACATTCCTGTTCACCGACCTGAAGGGGTCGACGGCGCTGTATGAGCGGGTCGGCGACCTCACCGCCTTCGATCTGGTGCGCGCGCATTTCCACGCGTTGCTGGAAATCATCTCGTCCGAAAAAGGTGCGGTGGTCAAAACCATCGGAGATGCCGTGATGGCGACCTTCATCCGGCCCGAACACGCGCTGGCTGCGGCGCTTCGCATGCGGTCCGCAATGGCCGCGCTCAACGTCCGGCGCGGCACCGAGGATCTGGTCGTGAAGATCGGAATTCACGAAGGCCCGTGTCTCGCCGTGATGCTGAACGAGCGCCAGGACTATTTCGGTCAGACCGTCAATATCGCGGCGCGGGTGCAGAGCCTGTCGACGTCGCAGGAAATTCACATTACCGGCCCGGTGATCGACTCGCCCGCGGTCGCCACGATCCTGGAGCGGGAGGCGATCAAGCCGATCCAGAAGGAAGCGGCGTTGCGCGGCATCGCCGACAAGATCGTGGTGTACGAGATACCGTGA
- a CDS encoding TerB family tellurite resistance protein encodes MLDGLRQFIADIVSPSEHEERAFDDTGSRLAATALLVHVVSLDGEPTEVEKRKLHGLIESSFKLDPGTADRLIASATKVEGEAVDLYHFTSVIMRSVNEEGRLRIIEMMWELVYADGQVSEFEDNVVWRAADLLGVSSRDRIDLKHRVAERQSVGSPGASKSADAAM; translated from the coding sequence ATGCTCGACGGACTTCGTCAATTCATTGCCGACATTGTTTCCCCCAGCGAGCACGAGGAGCGGGCGTTCGATGATACCGGCTCCCGTCTGGCCGCGACCGCGCTTCTGGTCCACGTCGTCTCGCTCGATGGCGAGCCGACCGAGGTCGAGAAACGCAAATTGCACGGCCTGATCGAGAGCAGCTTCAAGCTCGATCCCGGCACCGCGGACCGGTTGATCGCCTCGGCGACCAAGGTCGAGGGCGAGGCGGTCGATCTCTACCATTTCACCAGCGTCATCATGCGCTCGGTCAACGAGGAGGGCCGGTTGCGCATCATCGAGATGATGTGGGAGCTGGTCTATGCCGACGGGCAGGTCAGCGAGTTCGAGGACAACGTCGTCTGGCGTGCCGCGGATCTGCTCGGCGTTTCCTCGCGCGACCGGATCGATCTCAAGCACCGAGTGGCGGAGCGGCAATCGGTCGGGTCCCCGGGCGCTTCGAAATCCGCCGACGCGGCGATGTGA
- a CDS encoding SDR family oxidoreductase: MTERVTLITGASAGIGAELARVFAAKGHRVALVARRTDRLTSLAGEITAAGGAAPLVIPCDLTQPDSGDRIAEALAAAGVEVDYVVNNAGFGVFGRAVQRDRADQLDIIAVNIRALTDLSLRFSDQLIRNRGGILNIGSIAGFLPGPGMAVYYASKAYVLSFTEALRAELAPRGVRVTVVCPGPVPSEFQARAGFTPGFDSAVLNVMPANVAQQAYRGLMANKRAVMPGLGIKIVPFLLRLFPRSFILGAVGRLQLRER; encoded by the coding sequence GTGACCGAGCGTGTGACGCTGATTACCGGTGCATCGGCGGGCATAGGCGCCGAGTTGGCGCGCGTTTTTGCAGCCAAGGGTCATCGTGTCGCGCTGGTCGCGCGCCGGACGGATCGTCTGACGTCGCTGGCGGGTGAGATCACGGCTGCGGGCGGCGCCGCGCCGCTCGTCATTCCCTGCGACCTTACGCAGCCCGATTCGGGCGACAGGATCGCCGAGGCTTTGGCTGCTGCCGGCGTCGAGGTCGACTACGTCGTCAACAATGCGGGCTTCGGCGTGTTCGGCAGGGCGGTCCAGCGCGACCGCGCCGACCAGCTCGACATCATTGCGGTCAATATCCGTGCGCTGACCGACCTGTCGTTGCGGTTTTCCGATCAATTGATCCGCAACCGCGGCGGCATCCTCAACATCGGTTCGATCGCGGGCTTTTTGCCGGGGCCGGGCATGGCGGTCTACTACGCATCCAAGGCTTATGTGCTGTCATTCACCGAAGCCTTGCGCGCCGAGTTGGCGCCGCGCGGCGTCCGGGTGACCGTGGTCTGTCCGGGCCCGGTGCCGTCGGAATTTCAGGCGCGTGCCGGATTTACCCCCGGCTTCGATTCGGCGGTGCTCAATGTCATGCCGGCCAATGTCGCGCAGCAGGCCTATCGCGGCCTGATGGCCAACAAGCGGGCAGTGATGCCCGGGCTCGGCATCAAGATCGTGCCGTTCTTGCTTCGCCTGTTCCCGCGCTCGTTTATCCTGGGTGCGGTCGGCCGGCTCCAGCTGCGCGAGCGCTGA
- a CDS encoding glutamine amidotransferase codes for MSFWSSKNGDNILPFPGRRVVLAPEPAPLLPVLIVLHQETSTPGRVGNALRALGHPLDIRRPRFGDPLPETLDRHAGAVIFGGPMSANDSDEYIRREIDWIEIPLREQRPFLGICLGAQMLARQLGAQVAPHPEGRVEVGYYPIRPTEAGHALCPNWPERVYHWHGEGFQLPWGAELLAEGNDFPVQAFQHGHAFGLQFHPDVTYAMMHRWTTRGCVRMDSPGAHPRHLHFADRAVHDMTERAWLKRFIVGWLARMPASIMSEAAE; via the coding sequence ATGTCGTTCTGGTCGAGCAAAAATGGCGACAATATCCTGCCCTTTCCGGGGCGAAGGGTGGTGCTTGCACCTGAGCCAGCGCCGCTATTGCCGGTCCTGATCGTTCTGCACCAGGAGACCTCGACCCCGGGCCGGGTCGGTAACGCGCTCCGCGCGCTCGGCCATCCCCTCGATATCAGGCGCCCGCGGTTCGGCGATCCCTTGCCGGAAACGCTGGATCGGCATGCCGGCGCGGTCATTTTCGGCGGCCCGATGAGCGCCAACGATTCCGATGAATATATTCGCCGGGAAATCGACTGGATCGAAATCCCGCTGCGCGAGCAGCGGCCGTTCCTGGGCATTTGCCTGGGCGCGCAGATGCTTGCCAGGCAGTTGGGGGCGCAGGTCGCGCCTCATCCCGAAGGCCGGGTTGAGGTCGGCTATTATCCGATCCGTCCGACCGAGGCCGGCCATGCGCTCTGTCCGAACTGGCCGGAGCGCGTCTATCATTGGCACGGCGAGGGATTTCAATTGCCCTGGGGCGCGGAATTGCTCGCCGAAGGCAATGACTTTCCGGTGCAGGCATTCCAGCACGGCCATGCGTTCGGTTTGCAGTTTCACCCCGATGTCACCTACGCGATGATGCATCGCTGGACCACGCGTGGCTGCGTGCGGATGGATTCGCCCGGCGCACATCCGCGTCATCTGCACTTTGCCGATCGCGCGGTGCACGACATGACCGAGCGGGCATGGCTGAAGCGCTTCATCGTTGGCTGGCTCGCGCGCATGCCGGCCTCGATCATGTCGGAAGCCGCGGAATAG